In Apis mellifera strain DH4 linkage group LG10, Amel_HAv3.1, whole genome shotgun sequence, the genomic window tcattttttaaaattcattaaaaattatcgacgaAATTTTCAATGTCCATTTATACTTACAAGAAAGTACCATTTTGGGAATGGTACgtcgttgaaaattaaatgatacaaaTTTACAATGATATCCTACAATTTCCAATtagaaaaaatggaagaaattgcagtttgaattaaatattctggCAATTTGTTTAcccgtacaattttttttcaccagTAAGTtcgtaaaaattacaatattttgatatttttcaatccaactaattaatggaaattacACGTAAGAAAACTTTCTAGATTTAACGATACTCATAAAATTCTCCACATGATCAAATCTTAGAAGAATTATCGTAACCACCGGCGCCGATGACATTGAGCAACGACGCTGGTGGTTACGTCGCGGTGCCATTTACGAGCCGGCAAATTGAGTTTAGTGCCGCGTGTTGATCGTTACAGCCTTGGAGAATGCTGGACGATGCTCGAGATGGTTGACAGCAACGTTAGCAACTGGTCTATTAACTCTTTACTTAAGAACGAGTAATTGTTCATGGCTTTTTATTTtgctctttcgaaaaaaaaagaaagaaaaagaaaaaaaaacgacacaTCAGAAGACTTGATTTCGAACTTTTATTGCCTCTTCTTATGTTTCTGTCTCGAGCAACTTTTTCACGTCCCTTCCTCTTTGACGTACGACAAATGGTTCACGCGAGAGAAATAATAGGTTGTAAAACATGTATTCAACGGATATGAGAAAATATTACAGATTAATGGTAATTGGTtaggtttctttttctcgactGGGAATAAAGAAGCTGATTTTCTTTGAATGACATTAGATATAggtttacaattaattttctttatcattcgATAGAGTTTTAGTTTAGAATACACAAAACTCCTTGAGATTGCTACAAAATTTTGATcatatattatcaatgaaattataatgaaatgtattgaattattaattaaaattaaaatattataccaatatataatattgtataatttaatcaattgtaaattatcttttatggaatgtgttttaaataaaaatttagtcactatcaactatatataaaaaacaaaaaaaacatatgaatatgaatcacaaaagataaattttcattcaagtcAAGATGTCAGTAACATGTCACAACGTAAGTCACCACAATTTAACATCTTCAATTGAAATCCTCGAGACGCATAAGCGCGAACACGATGCGGCACGTCTATTAGTTCACTTCATAGCTGTTAATCTCAGATTATTTTTGCAACGATCTGCCTACGTGATGAACATGCCAGAATTGCTTTTTCCTGCACACATTTCttgatatacgtataataaaattttttgcaactTTTATACAGAtaccttttttctatttatagaaaataatcattttgtaaCGAATTGTCACGATCTTTCCTTTCGAATATCGATGATTAATTACCCTTACTGCTAATTTTAGAGCGGAAACAGGACGTTCGTGACCAACGGGAACAATAGCATTAGCTGGCAGCGCGTGGTCGGCCAGGATTCTGTTGTGGAACAATTACCGAAGAACAGTAAGTGACGTTTTTCGATccctttcccttcttcttttacgACTATATCTTCTTGCATTATTCATCAAACATATAAACACTTTGTCAGGATCCACAAAGTTATCGTACTTCACAAATTGGAGCGAATGGAGCGTATGCGATCGACACTGCACTCAGAATCGTGTTCGAAGGTGTCGCGAGAAGAAAAAGTGTGGTACCACGATACTTAAGGTGATACTTgtgaatcttttattttatttcattattaaaaatattccattcatattgttttttatgtaGGAAGAAAGAACTTGTCAACACAATAGAAAAAGTAGGTGGAGAAGGTGCAAGCAACACCAACGAAGAGGTCATCGAcaaaacgataaatttcacGTCATTCAGGTAAGATTTTCAGATTATCCTATTTCCAAAAATGTGTAAGAaatgtattttgaaattaattacgaattaatCGACTCCTAGATGCCTAAGAAAGAAGCTGCACCTAGACAAGGAAGACAGAGAGGCAAGGACCAATCTGTAGGATATTACGGAAAGTGGAGTAAATGGTCACCTTGCACGAGATTATGCACTACTCAACGTCACAGGTGAATGTGAACATTCATTAATTCGTTTAcgtaaatttcgatcgattgtaaaaattctatatcttctctaatttccaattcaaataatgatgaaaaaaaaaggtggtGCAAGAAACCTGGAATTTGCGGACGCGATGTGATAAGGGAAAGTGCTTATTGCTACGTGGAAGGTAGCTTCTGCCAAAGATGGATCCATCGAAAAATCCGTGGGAATCAAGAAGAAGAtggtgaattaaatttaaagtattctGTTCACTCATTATTCCATctcattttttgaaagaatactCATTACTTCTTTTACTAATTCGTTTCCAGACGCAGTATTGGACGAGTTCGAGTTGAATCCGAACACGGTAGACAGTTTCATCCCcgagaaaaattctaatatttggaAATGCGGGGTGCCGAGTATTCAGAAAACTTCTCGCCTTTCTTACTTTACGAGGATCATCGGTGGACGACCATCGACCCCAGGAAGTTGGCCATGGCAAGTAGCCGTACTGAACAGATTTCgtgtaagtattatatatacaaaaattacttatcatccattgaatgataataatttcacgattaataatcgttggaaataatttttactttaggAAGCATTCTGCGGAGGTACTTTAGTCTCACCAAGATGGGTATTAACTGCTGCTCACTGCATCAGAAAGAGACTTTACGTTCGCATTGGTGAACACGATTTGACAGTGAAAGAGGGCACCGAGTTGGAATTAAGAGTACTTAACGTTTTgcggattaaataaaattgtaaaatatctttagagaatttttaattttatttctctcccaGGTGGATTCGGTCACGATACATCCGGAATACGATGCGGACACGGTGGACAACGATGTTGCAATGCTTCGTCTTCCGGTCACTTTAACAGCATCACCGTCCAGAGGAATTGCTTGCCTTCCGGCGCCTAACCAACCTCTACCTGCCAATCAATTATGCACGATTATTGGCTGGGGAAAGTCGCGAGTCACCGACGACTTCGGGACTGACATTCTTCACGAGGCTCgagtaagaattatattttatgttcatcattgaattttgaaagaacggaaaatctaaatttaacaggaggattaaaaaatttcatccaatTTTCAGATACCTATAGTATCTTCAGAGGCATGCCGAGATGTTTACGTAGACTACAGAATCACCGATAACATGTTCTGCGCCGGGTATCGTCGCGGGAAAATGGATTCTTGCGCAGGGGATAGCGGAGGTCCACTTCTGTGCCAAGATCCTAGGAGGCCGAATCGGCCGTGGACCATTTTTGGTATAACCAGTTTCGGCGAAGGATGCGGGAAACGAGGGAAATTTGGGATTTACGCCAGAATGTCGAACTACGTTCGCTGGATAAGCAGAGTGATGAAAGAAACCGAtgactttaattaaaaaataactttcataACACTCACTGAGTTGCTTGGTTCTAATTATCAGTGCTATTAACTGTTCAGTGATCTTCAGTTacgaacaataatattaagtgTACTTTTAATTAGGTATAAGAACGGAGTAATCATTTTGAAACGAGCAATTATTGCCACTTAAAGCGAAATGCCATTCGTTACTCTTTCCCTTTCTACGATGCCAACATTGTAGAAGACGAATCGAGAGACCTGTTTCAGGAAtcgaataggaaaaaaaatcttttcatttcatctaaactctttattcaattatacgaAACGTAATGTGAAAAAATCATACGATATACATATTTGTGCAGATTGATTCTGCTACCTTTGGAGCAGTAATCAAAAGGAACGGTTCGAAGTTaggtataaaaaaagagagagagagagagagaaaatggaaTCGAGCGAGCGTTGCGACAAAGAAAAACGATTGATGAAACCTTTTATATCGTAACCACCACGATTCAATCGTGGCATGGATCGTGGCGCCATCTTTTACGCTTTGGAATACGATACGATAAAGTAGGTGCAGAAAAACTTCGCCGCGGTGACAATTAACAAGAGAGTATCATAAAGAGCTTTTCTGGATtggatatatcgataatatatcaTCTGTTTTATCATTTGTATTATCAGTTTCACAACAACGCCTTGAATATTCGGCTGCTCCCCTATCTAATTGGAATTTCAATTGAACTTGCACTTGGAGAAATCCATCTCTGGATGCTGTTCCATGAACctggaaggaaaaatttaagatttggTTAAGATCTCTCTATGATATTTGTGATGCTGATTTATGAGTTATGAAGCTCGTGACGCTCGATGCCATACTTTTTGATCACGTCCTGCTTCTTCTGCTCGTCGGACGTTGGCAAACCCAGTTCCTTTTGTCTCTGGTCATACATCATCTTCTCCACCAGGCCTCTAGTTTCACCATCGAGATCGGAAAGCTTGCTCGGCTCGGGGTTCACTTTCTTCGTGCTGATCTCCGGATCGCAGGTTACCACGTGAGCCCACCATTGCATTTTGTTCACCTGTGAAAACAGTCGAAGATTCTTCTCTTTAGTGatcgtaaaataaaagtaaggaTGGAAGCAGGATATTGCATTAATATATCTGAAAGTTGAAAgttaatttgtttcaaatatttaagtttaattggtagtaaagaaaattaaaaaagaaaaaaaatatatgaaatgtgAAATCAGGAAacattgcaaaataattttataaaattaatcaaagagaAACAAGGCGATGGTTGTAATtgggtatatataatataaaatttatgttttaataaacgtttcaataatttatatcaaaaaaaagattaacagATTTatggttttaaaaaaaaagaaatattcatacTTTAATTTTCCTGCCATCTTTCACgttatttgcaattaattatacatatatcgaaTGTTAcatctattaaaattcaaaatcaacttttacaaacataaaatattattaaaaagaagaaggagagttACAAACCTATCGACTTCAGAAAGGATCAAaacctttattaaatatacgttttattaaatcaatggaATATCTATCatctattattgaaatatcgataatgcCATCGAATCgtgttgataaaaatatgaacaaaCGAACAGTTTGCTCGTTAAACGATCACGATTCTCTCACCCTTCACCAAACTCTGTACAAGTTATTCTGATCGTTCATGGCCACGTCAAATCAACGAATTCTTCGCGTATCCGATATCATCCGTCAGAAATTCATCGCTAAAGCGATAGCATCGTTGGAATCCTCGTTTTGACAAGGCCGCGAGTATCCAGCATCGAGTTGCTTGCTTGCTTGCATCACTTACCTTCTCCAGGTTGAGAAGCAACACTTTTCCATCCTCGATCACCCAGGTGGATTCTTCGACTTTGACTTCGTGTGGAAAATCACCGTCGATGATCGGCGGTTGACCCTTGATGCCGCAGGTCAATCGTTTTTTCGTGATCGTCACCGACACGTCCTTGGGCCTGGCTGAGAAGTTCACTTTCAAAGGCACTTTGATCTGGAATTAaagaacgattaaaattagtaaatatactctttgatattagaaattttttatttcttctaaaatttctaaaatcccCCTTTCTTTACAATCAATTTTctctattcaattatattgaaaaattaaataattttatatttttattattttagttttgtCACTGACATAATTatcatcttttcaaaatttttttattcaaatttatagtcCAAATTtgttcgtttgaaaaattagattattaaaatttaacaatttcctaaatattaaaatttctaaattcgaCAAAATAActgattttcgatttttttttttacaattataagaaatatgtgGGTATTTTCagcaaaattaatacaaatttgtaaTCAACTGTTTATACAGATCGATAATTCTACAGTTaagaataaaagtttcatGCGTATAGAATATCATAAACATTTCCCTTTTGCAATCGATAAatctgataaaaattcttcgcaCAATTTGAAAGTAACGATCTTCTCAATGCATCAAAAAACGATATTCATCGAGTATCTATCATAACAATAGCGAttcattcgatcgatcgcggTTCCGCACGATTGCTCTCTTAGTCCTTCTAGAGATTTCGATTTCATTGCGTATCATCGTGATCCATTTTGATGGGACCTTGGATTTCGGAAATCCTTGCAGTGCAACCTTCGAAATGAGCCTTGGATAATTTAGACCCAcgaagaaaatcttttataaaaaaaaagaaaaataaaaatcaacagaatcgtttcttataattttaagaaagaatattttaaaatttaaggaaagtgaaaaaaaaaattaatttttgaaatttctttcgtaatcacaatgtaaaaatataaattagttggaaagaaataaaacatcacattaatataatataattataatattggattttaatgaattaattatagatatcaaAAGATAATACAAAGACATGTCGATCTCGATAATAGTTCagagataagaaaattttcgaataaatgttGGTTTTAGAAAAGATGGACGATCATTCGAGAGGGCAGCACGTTTCGCAACAGAAAGTTCGTtcctataatttcttttattgcgGTTCGAATTAGCTCTTTTAGACGATTGCAGCAAtgattattatcgttttatgTACAACGAGGAACTGGTGCTAGTCGACGATTCGAAGCAAAATTACTAGAACTAGAATTGTGTATCGAATGATTCTCGATCAGTATTCTTGGttggttatttttatatattgcctCAAAAATGTTTGATGGAGTTGgtggaaaatagaattaatgaaaGTGTCTAACGCAATAGATATCGTTACGAAAGAAAATTGCTGTGAATGAAATCTGAATATGAAATCACATGATTCgtattttttgtattcaatCTATCTAATGagctgaattaatttttccataagGAATGCATTATTCTGCTCGAAAAAAAAGGTAGTTGCATTCTTAGTTAATAGTAGTTAAaaggtgaaaaaaagaaaaattcttgaaaatctcTTGTTtctcatttcaatatttcacatTATACTTTGgctatataaatctttaaagtCGTTAAGAAAGGAATTCTTTAAGGCTTAAGCTATAAGCTTctcacataaatattataatggccattgattatttaaatttctcaatatttttaacatcaaagtatcaaaataaggaataattatgaaataattaacaaaggaaaagaaaaaattttgaagatttaaaCTATCTAGtgcaaatacattatatttcaacGTTTTTATTATCTCCAGAATaccaataaataaaacaattgacaacaaaattttcataaattaagcTATATACATTACaagctaaatattttataatatttagaatatttaaatttttcaaaatcttaaaCTCATAAATACcaataaaaattgacaaaactCTGACaaaaacttttcttatttctacTTCCTCAGAATTTCTTAAATCTCCTAAAATCTCaggataagaataaaaaatcgatactaaaattcaatttctgatattctttcctcttttgctcatattattcttaaatattcataatcttgaaaaaatagattcgattcataatatcttaaattccaatttcatcgatttattccttttttaatcaTGTCTAGTCACGATAACGCATAATTCTCGAGGCAACGATCCATGTGGGATGTCCTCGGGTGCTGGCCACCCGAGGAACAATTAAATCCATCAAGTTCTGAAATCCTAGATGACCCATCGTGCGTATCGCGTGTCGCAACACCGATCATCTCAAGAAGgggggatgaaaaaaaaaagggagaggggaaaagGATCACGAACGAGACGAAGAATCACGTCGTGTCGTGGGATCATCATCGTCGTCATGTTGGATGCGTTCTTGGATTTCTTGGCGTGACGACGATGACGACCGTAAGCGTAAACGCTGAGCGTAGTTGAGCGCACCGGTGCGTGGAAACGGATCATGGCTACCAAGTTAACACGTTAACAaagtagaatattattatgatggaACGACAAAGAGTAAAGGATTGTGTCGCTGATCTCTCGGATTATCATTCATCTCTCGACGCTGCGTTGACTACAGAATTGTGACACGAAAATTTGGACCGAGatcgtattaatttttcttcacgaTTCAAcctttatcaaaaattgataaagaattttaattttttcagaatcgtgtatctttgattttaaaacacgataattcttttaaaattggacttattttgaaaagttaaaaaaattatcagatagcgtataaaagaaaataatgattattttttttcaatatttatatacatccGATTCATTAAAGATtcagatataatttaagaaatatattttatagactTATTATGttgtacataaaaatttcattgaaattaaaaataaatcttcagaatattttttttttaaattttcattacaggCACAgatgaaaaaacttttaaaacaggataatcttttcaagatttcttttatttactattaatttttctaacttcTTAAAAAACCAATTCAAGTTGTTAAATCAAATCATTAAATGATCgagtaaaaaagttattaattattcttttaaaggCATCTTGTgccaatattttttagagcTACTATACGTGATATTATTCTTGTCTAGATATTTTTTCCAACGTTTATTAATACTTTGCAGGTGAACTATGATCACAaactcttttttcatttcttataaaaataacaaataaatttacttgaTAAATCTCatacttataatattgaaataattctttcaaatccaatttgaaatattaaatcgattcACACGCTattgtgcaatttttttattattattgtaatttatatatttatgttgaaagtaataaaagaataaaaaatagtttttttttcaaacgtatTAAACTTTATCCTtgagaagattattatttcgaaagacgaaattgtttgtaatcataatagcaaatatttattgatttttgaagaataattcatacgatcaattaattttgatattacatacatatttcaaatttattttaatattcattattttatttaattaatatttagttatattttaatttaaaaaagtgatGGAATTTATGATTCATATAGGATTATACCTTCAATCGtccatccttttttttatcaattgcgATTATCAAAATGCCctgaatttatttctcattaaatattttaacttatctCAAATAGTAGCAGAACAGGtttggaattggaaaaaattggtTGCCATAGAGTAGATGATTTTATGGAGAAATTAACAAGTACACGAACAACTTCCGTTTTAAACCTCGTAATCAAGTTACCAAGTTAATCTCAACTTAATCCCTCGATTGCTCGCAGaccgcaaaaaagaaaaaaaaaagaaagaatcgaatcgaacacGCATCTCATCGTCGCACAAAGGAAGACACACGCGAATTGTAGCAAGAAGGAAAGTGTTTCAAAAGTAAGAACACGAATTTAAACCTTGCCTCCTTTAGAAGTCGGACGACTTTACGAATCGAAAGTAAACGCAGCCTTGGTTCTCTTCAGTAGAGACGTGCAAAGGGATGTACGTGAGCAAATTCACGTTCaactcgaattaaaaaaaaaagtactttGCTCGAACATTCTCAAACTTTCTATCTCTTAGAAATTCAAACCAATCAACTTGCAGAGAAGTTGCACAATCTTTTCAGAAAAACTCGCGTAAAAAAGGatactattattaatcttcaatATTCATCTTGAACACCATCAAATGACGATAAAAACTTAATCAATTCAGTTAACCGCGCTAAGTATACCAACTTTTCAAAACATTATTGTCGATTTTACCGTAGATttcatattctaataataattctgcTAATGCAACATCCTCTCAGACTCATTAAACCCATTCTAATTATAATGCAAGTATAAGAACGGTTTCCCCTTGGTAATTATTTGCTTATTCGCTTATTCAATCGTTTCACGAGAGGCATCATTAGACTGGAGTTATCGTTTTCACGATTTTCAGTTTGTTGTTCAAGCCATCTTCACGGTGCTACACTTGCAAAATCTTCTTCTATTCATATGCGATCTTTTATATGCTTGTGTACTTCACGAGAAATATCGTGGAACGGTATAcagatgatatatttaatcttcatAATCCTTTGTGTTATTCTCCcatttgtaagaaaaatttatctttgtgatttttttttataattattttattcaataaaaaattgtaagtatttattatgtaaaatatttttgttgtttgtagttttatattttaatagaattagttttttttagtaatattttgaaaataatatttttaatagtgtttattttttacattccaaggaaaattccattattataatcaaaaactgaaaaatataaatatataaatatatataaatataaatattagataataaatatacaaaaatctttTGTGTCAATTTGATGACATGATTATTACATATGTCGAATTCATTTTTTGCTCTGTAATTGTtgctataattatacattcattaaagaaaaaaatgctgcaatattaattgattcctTTAGATTAACTTTATGTATAGCATTATGTAATGTTTGGtatgaatttcaaaaagagaCAGAGATGTGTTACGGtccactttctttttcttatcataAGATAAAGCTAAAAATAAGATGAGAGTAATGCAATGGCATCGAATATGTATGaatgaaattctttgaaaattcaattaatttaattactaagaaaaaaaaagaaacaattatttatcttctcaTTTCCTTGATGTTCaacttgatataatataaattatataaattaaacaaaggataaaaattaatattctaatatctaaaaaattaattgacaattatattcaaatcaaaTCTGTGCTTCTTTCACGAGACTTCTCTTTCACATCCATTTATTGTGTGGCACGCATAGTACGCACAATGCATGCATGTATTATCGTTTATACGATGGAACGTGAACAATTTGCAACTGGAGTGGGAGGAGGAGAGCCAGCAATTTTCAATCGACGCTCCCTCGTGCCCATTATCTCCTCTATCGATCTACAGAGGATCGTTTGTTCTTCGCGTTTTTCTGAACTTGTATCATCCACGGATATGAAGACCAAGACCGGGTTACCATAACTACGGggattaatataaagattgtTCTTAAGTTGTGCAATGTCGGTTCAATGGTAAAGGGAGTTTATGGCGAGGATAATTGAAGCTTTAACTTATTGGGGATAAtacgaattgaaaataatggatCGTTTACGCCACTTTTGAGAATTTGTGCTTCCCCATGGATAATTTGGAATTCTTTGTTGGAAgaagttttaattatcaaagtgagaatatatcatgatatattattaattcgaagattatatttttccgattttttaagtaattggAATTCTTTGTTGGAAGAAGAGGATCTtcttttaagaagaaataaaattttatattaaaaaaacgcttacaaaaattaatttcttgatacaaatatcgtttaatatattttgtagagtctcattttgtattttacagCAAATTgcattgtaaattttctttcaaagaatataaaaaactggaaaagaattattattaaatatttaatgaacttTTCATTTGATTTCAATCCAGTTTCAACCAATATTGCCATAAATATGCCATTTTTCGTTGttccataattattttttcatatctaaaaaatagatagaaaatattcttcgatttttcgtgtcgcattaaatgtattaattattaataacaaaaaaaaattctcaatttatCTGAATTCctcaattcaattaaaattttataaaggcctataatatagaaattaaggaaaaaaaataatataaataataataataataaaagcgaTTACCCAGTGTAAAATAAATGGATGGAAAATAAGGCGCAATCTGGATGGACTTAATCTGATTCGTCAATCAGAAACGGGAAACGATGTACGCGAGGACGGACAGATGTATTCGCAGGAACAATGAATTCCTTCTGTGGCGAAAACAATTAAGGGGTAACAGTGTGTCAGAGTTGCCGCGGTTCTGAAACGTAGCCTTGAATTTGAAAGAACAAAAGGATGGATTACGTTAACAAAATGACACGATATGAGAACATTACGCGGCCATGCTTTGTTTCTCTTTAAACACGATTCTTTTCTCGATTTAAATTAGAAGTATATGAATTAAtcctatctttttttctttttttggacaataaaaattatagagaaaCCTCTCTGaggattaaattattgtccattaaaaatagataatggatttttatttaataagataatgtCTTAAGTTTaagatggaaaattttgtCAATATATTCTAtggctaataaataaaaaatattatatctatatattaatataaatctataagaaagttgtagataaaaatatggaattagAAGACTCAGTAATAATGactaataatgtaaaaatatagataagtaTCACTTAATAGTTCTCTtcgaattttgtaattttatttatatcttttgaataaaatattaaacaatgtttacataacattttttattaaaattcatgaaatgTAAGATTGACAAGATTTGACTTAATCTATTACCCTTAAATCTATTACCTGGAactaatatataactattataaaatatttatatatatttatatgtttctattttgtaaaaacataaattctataattcattatatcatCGATATTGATTGCTCTTAATCAAAACTTCTGTCACTGTTAATGATTATTTCTaaccaaaaaataattttcttcaacaatagttatatatatagaaaataatttctataaattttgctatcaataataaaaaagttataattattatataccataattcttaaaatttagattagaacatttttgaaaaatcatttaaaaattagaataaatattattctcaaatatttattcgacaaACATTCAAATTCCacttgaatcaatttttttttacatattttaacatttaaaggctgaaacgaaaagaagagatatataaagtaaattatttttagcacgaaataaaatttttccaatttattttttcccctaatattaattacgattaattaatttctataaatattaatatttaaatatgaaaatatcatcATTGATACTTAGCattttgaaaagtattttaaaaattccaagagAAGGATTAGgtgaagattatttatatttccattatccATACAAACAATACAATGGAACATGTTTAACGGTATCGTGCAAGTTATTTTCAGGAATTTGTTTCCTGTGTCCACATGGTGATCGGGCTTGCGGTTTTCGCCGTGACAAACACATTGCAACACGAATAAAGTGTCCACTGCTGAACATTTCATTGAATAAGCAACTTTCTCTGGTTTGTTGACTGTCTACGTCTGATAACTTTGCTCCTGTGACTACATCGTGCCCACTTTctaaagattaaattcttacgaattattattcaattaaacataaataaattcaaatgttaatgatacaaaaattttaaacatgttaattaatgttaa contains:
- the LOC410245 gene encoding urokinase-type plasminogen activator; the protein is MHPRQEHRPASSSSTSSTSSNCLRSLPPLAGLLDSAGMIARLLGANAALLLLLLFLATPRTAVCLDQASSGNRTFVTNGNNSISWQRVVGQDSVVEQLPKNRSTKLSYFTNWSEWSVCDRHCTQNRVRRCREKKKCGTTILKEERTCQHNRKSRWRRCKQHQRRGHRQNDKFHVIQMPKKEAAPRQGRQRGKDQSVGYYGKWSKWSPCTRLCTTQRHRWCKKPGICGRDVIRESAYCYVEGSFCQRWIHRKIRGNQEEDDAVLDEFELNPNTVDSFIPEKNSNIWKCGVPSIQKTSRLSYFTRIIGGRPSTPGSWPWQVAVLNRFREAFCGGTLVSPRWVLTAAHCIRKRLYVRIGEHDLTVKEGTELELRVDSVTIHPEYDADTVDNDVAMLRLPVTLTASPSRGIACLPAPNQPLPANQLCTIIGWGKSRVTDDFGTDILHEARIPIVSSEACRDVYVDYRITDNMFCAGYRRGKMDSCAGDSGGPLLCQDPRRPNRPWTIFGITSFGEGCGKRGKFGIYARMSNYVRWISRVMKETDDFN